AGCACCATCGGAACGCCAACCCCTGGGACGGTTCCGCTGCCGACGAAGACCAGGCCGCGCATCCGGCGGTCGACGTTGGGCGGGCGGAACGGCCCGGACTGGAAGAACGTGTGCGCCAGGGCGAACGGCGTACCCCGCGCCATGCCCTGGTAGGCCCAGTCGGTCGGGTCGACGGTCTCCTCGACCACGACGTCGCTCGGGTAGCCCCACCCCTCGACCAGCCCGGCCAGCCGGTCGCGGGTGGCGCCGCGTTCGACCGTCCAGTCGACCTTGCCGGACAGGTTCGGCACCGGCTCCAGGACGTACAGCACCGAGGAACCGTCCGGCGCCAGCCCCGGGTCGGTCAGCGTGGGCACGGTGACCAGCACCGACGGGTCCGGCATCCGTTTGCCCTCGCGCAGCAGGGTGCGGAACGACGACGACCACTCCTTGCCGAAGTGGATGTTGTGGTGGGTCGCCTCGGGCGGCGGGAGGCCGCGCACCCCGACGTGCCACACGAACGCCGACGGGGAGTAGCGGCCCTTGCGCGCGGCCACCGGCGCGGTGAGTTCGGGCAGCAGCGTGCGGTAGGCCGTGGGCAGGTCGGCGTTGACGACCACCGCGTCGGCGGGGATCTCGGTGCCGTCGGCGAGGAGTACGCCCCGCACCTGGGCGGCGCGACCGCCGCCCGCCGACCCGGGCACGTCGCCCTCGTGCAGCACGCGGACGACCCGGGCGCCGTGGACGAAGGTGGCGCCGGCCTTCTGCGCGGCCGTCGCCATCGCCGCCGGCACCGCGCCGATGCCGCCCTCGGGGAAGTACACCCCGCGTACGGAGTCCATGTAGGTGATCACCGCGAACACCGCGAGGGCCTGCTGGGGTGCGAGCCCGGCGTACATCGCCTGGAAGCTGAACAGCCGCACCAGCCGCTCGTCGGTGAAGTACCGCCGGATCGCGCTCTCCAGCCGCCGCAGCGCGCCCAGCCGGAACAGGCCGAGTGCTGGGCCCAGCGGCCGTGCGAGGTCCCAGAAGTGGTCGTAGTTGCGGTCGATGAAGGCCGGCATCTCCAACTGGTACAGGGATTCCAGCCAGTTGCACATGCGCACGAAGCCGGCCTCCTCGGCCGGCCCGCACTTCTCCCGGATCTCCGCCGCCATCGCCTCCCGGCCGTGCCGGAGCGCGATCGTCGAGCCGTCGGCGAAGTTCGCGCGGTACGACGGGTCCAGCGGGCGCAGCGTCAGCAGGTCGGCCATCGAGGTGCCGGCCGCGGCGAACGTCGCCTCCAGCAGGTCCGGCATGGTGAGCACGGTCGGCCCGGTGTCGAAGGTGAAGCCGCCGGACTCGATCCGCCCGGCCCGGCCACCCGGTCGCGAGCCCTGTTCGACGACGGTGACCTGGTGGCCCGCGCCGGCGAGGTGGCAGGCGGCGGACAGCCCGCCGAGCCCGGCGCCGACGATGACCACCCGGCGTCTGGGACGGGTGCCGCTCAGGCCGGTGCCGGAACTGGGGCCGGTGCCGGTGCCGGGGCCGGTCGCGCTCATCGGTGGTCTCCTTCGTCTCGCCGTGCGGCCACCTCACGGCGCCACCGCTCGTGCGTTCGCAGCGGCCGTGACCGACCGCGTTCGGCGGCCTCGGCGATGTTGGCGATCATTGTCCCGAAGACCACCCCGTGGAAGGGCATGATGCTCCACCAGTACGCCTGACCCGCCAGCCCGCGCGGGTGGAACACCGCCCGCTGCACCAGGGTCACCTCGTCACCGTCGGCGTCTTCGAGGTGGAACTCCAGCCAGGCAAGGCCGGGCAGCCGCATCTCCGCGCGCAGCCGCAGCAGCCGGCCGGGTTCGCGGGCCTCCACCCGCCACCAGTCCAGCGCGTCGCCGACCTGCAGCCTGTTCGGGTCGCGCCGTCCGCGCCGCAGCCCGACACCGCCGACGGCGCGGTCCATCAGTCCGCGTACCCGCCAGGGCGCGTTCACCGAGTACCACCCGCGCTCGCCGCCGATCCCCTCGATCACCGACCACAGCGCGTCCCGTGAGGCGTGCACCCGGCGCCGGCGCTCGTCGACGTACAGGCTGCCGCCGGCCCAGTCCGGGTCGGTCGGCAGCGGGTCGCTGGGCGCGCCCGGCACCGACGCCGAGGACCACCGGGTGGTCACGTCGGCCTCCCGGATCCGCTTCAGGGCAAGGGAGACGGCGTCGTCGAACCCGAGCCGGTTGGGCGGTCCGCCGAGGTGGTCGGCGATGTCGTTCTCCCGGCACACCACCTCATAGCGCAGCGACTCCACCAGCGGCTTGGCGATCCCGCTCGGCACCGGCGTCACCAGCCCCACCCAGTGGCTGGACAGCCTCGGCGTGAGGACCGGCACCGGCACGATCACCCGCCGGTGCAGCCCGGCGACGGCGGCGAACCGCTTCATCATCTGCTCGTACGTGAGGACGTCGGTGCCGCCGATGTCGAACGTACGGTTGACGTCCGGCGCGAGGCGCGGCGCCTCGGCGAGGTACCACAGCACGTCCCGGATCGCGATCGGCTGGATCCGGGTGCGCACCCACGACGGCGCCACCATCGCCGGCAGCCGTTCGGTGAGGTAGCGCAGCATCTCGAACGACACCGAGCCCGAGCCGATGATCACCGCCGCCTGCAGTACCGCGGCCGGGACCGAGGAGTCCAGGAAGATGCGCCCGACCTCCTCCCGCGAACGCAGGTGCGGCGACAGGTCCGTCACCGGCCGGCCGTTCTCGTCCAGGGGGGTGATGCCGCCGAGGT
This Actinopolymorpha cephalotaxi DNA region includes the following protein-coding sequences:
- the crtI gene encoding phytoene desaturase family protein, which codes for MSATGPGTGTGPSSGTGLSGTRPRRRVVIVGAGLGGLSAACHLAGAGHQVTVVEQGSRPGGRAGRIESGGFTFDTGPTVLTMPDLLEATFAAAGTSMADLLTLRPLDPSYRANFADGSTIALRHGREAMAAEIREKCGPAEEAGFVRMCNWLESLYQLEMPAFIDRNYDHFWDLARPLGPALGLFRLGALRRLESAIRRYFTDERLVRLFSFQAMYAGLAPQQALAVFAVITYMDSVRGVYFPEGGIGAVPAAMATAAQKAGATFVHGARVVRVLHEGDVPGSAGGGRAAQVRGVLLADGTEIPADAVVVNADLPTAYRTLLPELTAPVAARKGRYSPSAFVWHVGVRGLPPPEATHHNIHFGKEWSSSFRTLLREGKRMPDPSVLVTVPTLTDPGLAPDGSSVLYVLEPVPNLSGKVDWTVERGATRDRLAGLVEGWGYPSDVVVEETVDPTDWAYQGMARGTPFALAHTFFQSGPFRPPNVDRRMRGLVFVGSGTVPGVGVPMVLVSGRLAAERVEEL
- a CDS encoding SDR family oxidoreductase gives rise to the protein MAAAMNDARGNDAPVLVTGVTGYVGGRLVPELLERGHRVRVLTRSVDRIRERTWFADVEAVEGDAGDPDVLARALDGVSVAYYLIHAMGTSAKFEERDRGTATEFARAAERAGVSRIVYLGGITPLDENGRPVTDLSPHLRSREEVGRIFLDSSVPAAVLQAAVIIGSGSVSFEMLRYLTERLPAMVAPSWVRTRIQPIAIRDVLWYLAEAPRLAPDVNRTFDIGGTDVLTYEQMMKRFAAVAGLHRRVIVPVPVLTPRLSSHWVGLVTPVPSGIAKPLVESLRYEVVCRENDIADHLGGPPNRLGFDDAVSLALKRIREADVTTRWSSASVPGAPSDPLPTDPDWAGGSLYVDERRRRVHASRDALWSVIEGIGGERGWYSVNAPWRVRGLMDRAVGGVGLRRGRRDPNRLQVGDALDWWRVEAREPGRLLRLRAEMRLPGLAWLEFHLEDADGDEVTLVQRAVFHPRGLAGQAYWWSIMPFHGVVFGTMIANIAEAAERGRSRPLRTHERWRREVAARRDEGDHR